The Apium graveolens cultivar Ventura chromosome 11, ASM990537v1, whole genome shotgun sequence genome has a window encoding:
- the LOC141696879 gene encoding oxygen-evolving enhancer protein 2, chloroplastic-like, which produces MASTSCFLNHPTLVRSSTLQQRNVQSVKPNQVICRAQKQVVTEEDNAVVSRRLALTVLIGAAAVSTKVSPADAAYGEAANVFGKPKTNTEFKPYSGKDFSLLIPSKWNPSKEVEYPGQVIRFEDNFDTTSNLSVMVTPTDKKSITDYGSPEQFLSTVDYLLGKQAYFGKTASEGGFEQDAVATANILETSTPVVGGKQYYSLSVLTRTADGDEGGKHQLITATISDGKLYICKAQAGDKRWFKGLKKFVESATSSFSVA; this is translated from the exons ATGGCTTCAACTTCTTGTTTCTTGAACCACCCTACACTTGTTAGATCATCTACTTTACAACAACGTAACGTTCAATCTGTTAAGCCTAACCAAGTCATCTGCCGTGCTCAGAAGCAGGTGGTCACTGAGGAAGATAATGCAGTTGTTTCTCGTAGGCTGGCCCTCACTGTGCTCATTGGTGCAGCTGCTGTTTCCACCAAGGTCTCTCCTGCTGATGCTGCTTATGGTGAAGCTG CAAATGTTTTTGGGAAGCCTAAGACAAACACAGAGTTCAAACCTTACTCTGGAAAAGATTTCTCTCTCCTAATTCCATCAAAATGGAACCCAAGCAAAGAGGTGGAGTACCCAGGCCAGGttatcagatttgaagacaactTCGACACCACCAGCAACCTTTCTGTCATGGTCACTCCAACCGACAAAAAGTCCATCACTGACTACGGTTCTCCTGAACAATTTTTATCCACT GTGGACTATTTGCTAGGAAAACAAGCCTACTTTGGCAAAACTGCTTCAGAG GGTGGCTTTGAACAAGATGCTGTGGCAACAGCAAACATATTGGAGACCTCAACTCCGGTGGTCGGTGGAAAGCAGTACTACAGCTTGTCTGTGTTGACAAGGACTGCAGATGGAGATGAAGGGGGCAAACACCAGCTCATCACAGCCACAATTTCAGATGGTAAGCTTTATATATGCAAGGCTCAAGCCGGAGACAAGAGATGGTTTAAAGGTCTAAAGAAATTTGTGGAGAGTGCAACAAGTTCTTTCAGTGTCGCTTAA